One genomic segment of Profundibacter amoris includes these proteins:
- a CDS encoding TM0106 family RecB-like putative nuclease has product MRKVDGHILFSASDLMKFMGCKHATVLDMARMRGEGPKPREDSEDAALLQKQGDAHEAAHLDKLKSQGRRIVEIDSGDLAANAAETRKVLAQGPGVVFQGAFLSGNWGGWSDFLERVERPSKLGDFSYEVTDTKLKRTPHPKHVLQLVLYSDLLAEIQGVMPEFAHVELGTGERATLRLRDYSAYARAARERLESFVASPEEPRAVTRPVPCTDCGLCRWADHCADIWVKEDSLFNVANISRTQVKKLEATGVDTLAALSTLDHPVRGLSEPTRARLVTQARLQQARKTGAPDFELRPPEPGKGFDLLPEPQAGDLFYDIEGDPHFEGGLEYLHGVWAKDTEFVKFWAHSHEAEKQAVVDLFDFFRARLEKFPQARIYHYAPYEITALRRLTAKYGIGEAFLDRLLRERRFVDLFAVVRGGLIGSEPNYSIKSMEAFYGLVRDGEVKTAGGSVVAYEKWLETGEQKILDEIEDYNRIDCVSTEDLRDWLVGIRPDGPWPEMAEDFGDKEVEEDAEADALRAMLTASELPEDRQAMLFDLGMFHTREAKPAWWAIFDSLGKDEDDLIDDLDALAGLQAIGPVEPIKRSVQRTYRFPEQETKLRTGRKATIPTLDGMATVNVTELDRAARHITLKIGNKNADLLTDTLTLHPDKPISTAIIADALRDVIADQCGARTYRALDDLLSRSPPRLTPPAGDNILNDVDFVAGTINAVARMDETVLPIQGPPGTGKTYVSARVILSLVRSGARVGVASNSHEAIRNVLMGCLEAVEDEDTPITLEMAHKVSPGNDGYPEGVEEISRPTSNDDPALTDSHVVGGTAFFFAREQNIQAFDWLFVDEAGQVGLANMLAMGRAARNIVLVGDPQQLPQVIQGAHPHPANLSCLEWVLGDHATIPPERGIFLPVTRRMHPDVCRFISEQVYEGRLQSHSDTACQSVTGTSFPEAGAFWVPVPHEGNAQTAPEEVAAIKAAITELLRGHWTDKDGTARPVRPHDIIVVAPYNAQVNALAEALPTGIRTGTVDKFQGQEAPICLVSMTASSAEETSRGMEFLFSLNRINVAVSRAKGLALVFGAPRFREAKCNTVEQMKLVNTLCALKEREFDGH; this is encoded by the coding sequence TTGCGCAAAGTTGACGGCCATATCCTGTTTTCGGCATCCGACCTTATGAAATTCATGGGATGTAAGCACGCGACCGTTTTGGATATGGCGCGGATGCGCGGGGAAGGGCCAAAGCCACGAGAAGATAGCGAGGATGCGGCACTGTTGCAAAAACAGGGAGACGCGCACGAGGCCGCACATCTGGACAAGCTGAAATCGCAGGGACGGCGGATTGTCGAAATCGACAGCGGAGATCTTGCGGCCAATGCCGCCGAAACCCGCAAGGTTCTGGCGCAGGGGCCGGGTGTGGTTTTCCAGGGTGCGTTCCTGTCGGGCAACTGGGGTGGCTGGTCGGATTTCCTGGAACGGGTGGAGCGCCCCTCGAAACTGGGGGATTTCAGCTATGAGGTGACCGATACCAAGCTGAAACGCACGCCGCACCCCAAGCATGTGCTGCAATTGGTGCTCTATTCCGACCTGCTGGCGGAAATTCAGGGGGTGATGCCGGAATTTGCCCATGTGGAACTGGGCACTGGCGAGCGCGCCACGTTGCGCCTTAGGGATTACAGCGCCTATGCGCGGGCGGCGCGGGAGAGGCTTGAGAGCTTTGTGGCAAGTCCCGAGGAACCCCGCGCGGTAACTCGTCCTGTGCCCTGCACCGATTGCGGGCTGTGTCGCTGGGCGGATCATTGCGCGGATATCTGGGTCAAAGAAGACAGCCTGTTCAACGTGGCCAATATCAGCCGCACGCAAGTGAAAAAGCTGGAAGCGACGGGGGTGGATACACTCGCGGCGCTGTCCACGCTGGACCATCCGGTGCGCGGGTTGAGTGAGCCGACACGCGCACGGTTGGTGACACAGGCGCGCCTGCAACAAGCCCGCAAGACCGGTGCGCCGGATTTCGAATTGCGCCCGCCAGAGCCCGGCAAGGGCTTTGACCTGCTGCCCGAACCCCAAGCGGGGGATCTGTTTTACGACATCGAGGGCGACCCGCATTTTGAAGGCGGACTGGAATATTTGCACGGGGTCTGGGCCAAAGATACCGAGTTTGTGAAATTCTGGGCGCACAGCCACGAGGCTGAAAAGCAGGCGGTCGTCGATCTGTTTGATTTCTTTCGCGCCCGTCTGGAGAAATTCCCGCAGGCCCGCATTTACCACTACGCCCCCTATGAAATTACCGCCCTTCGCCGCCTGACCGCAAAATACGGTATCGGCGAAGCTTTTCTTGACCGCCTGCTGCGCGAACGGCGGTTTGTCGATCTGTTTGCCGTGGTACGCGGCGGGTTGATCGGTTCGGAACCGAATTATTCGATCAAATCCATGGAGGCGTTTTACGGTCTTGTGCGCGATGGCGAGGTGAAAACCGCTGGCGGCTCTGTCGTGGCCTATGAAAAATGGCTGGAGACCGGCGAGCAGAAGATTCTCGACGAGATTGAGGATTACAACCGCATCGATTGCGTCTCGACCGAGGATCTACGCGACTGGCTGGTGGGGATCCGTCCCGATGGGCCGTGGCCGGAAATGGCCGAGGACTTCGGCGACAAAGAGGTGGAGGAGGACGCCGAGGCTGACGCCCTGCGGGCCATGCTGACGGCATCGGAATTGCCCGAAGATCGGCAGGCGATGTTGTTTGATCTGGGGATGTTCCACACCCGCGAGGCGAAGCCGGCATGGTGGGCGATTTTCGACAGTCTCGGCAAGGATGAGGATGATCTGATTGACGATCTGGACGCGCTTGCGGGATTGCAAGCCATAGGGCCGGTCGAGCCAATCAAACGCTCGGTCCAGCGTACATATCGTTTTCCCGAACAGGAAACCAAGCTGCGGACGGGGCGCAAGGCGACCATCCCGACGCTGGACGGTATGGCCACCGTCAATGTCACGGAACTGGACCGCGCTGCGCGGCATATCACCCTTAAAATCGGTAACAAAAATGCGGATCTTCTGACCGATACCCTGACCCTGCATCCGGACAAGCCGATCTCGACCGCGATCATTGCTGATGCCCTGCGCGATGTAATTGCAGACCAATGCGGGGCCAGAACTTACCGCGCGCTGGATGACCTTCTGTCACGCAGCCCCCCGCGGCTAACGCCCCCTGCGGGGGATAACATCCTGAACGACGTCGATTTCGTTGCGGGCACCATCAATGCCGTGGCCCGCATGGACGAAACCGTGCTGCCCATTCAAGGCCCTCCCGGTACCGGCAAAACCTATGTTTCCGCCCGCGTAATTCTGTCTTTGGTGCGCAGCGGCGCGCGGGTCGGCGTGGCCTCCAACAGCCACGAGGCGATCCGCAATGTGCTAATGGGATGCTTGGAGGCTGTTGAGGACGAGGATACGCCAATTACGTTGGAAATGGCGCATAAGGTGTCACCGGGCAATGACGGCTACCCCGAGGGGGTGGAGGAGATTTCTCGCCCGACCTCGAATGATGATCCGGCGCTTACAGACTCTCATGTGGTGGGCGGCACCGCGTTTTTCTTTGCTCGGGAGCAGAACATTCAGGCCTTTGACTGGCTGTTTGTCGATGAGGCGGGGCAAGTGGGGCTGGCGAATATGTTGGCCATGGGCCGCGCCGCGCGTAATATCGTTCTGGTCGGCGATCCTCAGCAATTGCCGCAAGTCATTCAGGGGGCGCACCCGCATCCTGCCAACCTGTCTTGCCTTGAATGGGTACTGGGAGATCACGCCACCATCCCGCCCGAGCGCGGCATCTTTCTGCCTGTCACCCGCCGGATGCATCCTGATGTATGCAGGTTTATCTCGGAGCAGGTTTACGAGGGTCGGCTGCAAAGCCATTCCGATACAGCCTGCCAAAGCGTGACCGGCACGTCCTTCCCCGAAGCTGGCGCATTCTGGGTGCCGGTCCCCCACGAAGGCAACGCCCAGACTGCGCCCGAGGAAGTGGCGGCGATCAAGGCAGCAATCACCGAGCTGCTGCGCGGCCACTGGACCGACAAGGACGGCACCGCCCGCCCTGTGCGCCCGCACGATATCATCGTCGTTGCGCCCTATAACGCGCAAGTCAATGCCTTGGCCGAGGCGCTGCCTACCGGTATCCGCACCGGCACGGTGGACAAGTTCCAGGGACAGGAAGCGCCAATCTGCCTTGTCTCCATGACAGCCAGTTCCGCCGAGGAAACATCGCGCGGCATGGAATTCCTGTTCTCGCTCAACCGGATCAATGTGGCGGTATCACGGGCAAAGGGGCTGGCGCTGGTCTTTGGTGCACCGCGCTTTCGCGAGGCAAAATGCAACACGGTGGAACAGATGAAACTGGTGAATACGCTATGTGCGTTGAAAGAAAGGGAATTCGATGGACATTGA
- a CDS encoding helix-turn-helix transcriptional regulator, translating into MSFAKAQDLLRLALMASSRHGGISLAEIRAEFDVSHRTAQRMTDALEATFANVEITDGADRRRRWRLLDPAIARLEPRQETTIEALEIATISARDDNRLRHARALEEMRDRLMARLPARDALRAEADAEAVLASLGHVARPGPRAAQRPEVMDAVIEALRGPFRLEISYGAQNSKQRIVEPHGVLLGLRSYLVARQPARGPELLNFRMDRIQTANCLDESFAFEDGFSIDTYAAKAFGAYQDPAQYGEVVWRFSPAAAERAAGFQFHPNQSAEHQPDGSLIVRFHAAGWLEMAWFLYQWGDAVVVLEPAGLRQLTEGYRRSDFDALP; encoded by the coding sequence ATGTCTTTTGCAAAAGCCCAGGATCTGCTTCGTCTCGCACTAATGGCGTCCTCGCGCCACGGTGGGATCAGCCTTGCGGAAATCCGCGCCGAATTTGACGTGTCCCATCGCACCGCGCAACGCATGACCGATGCACTGGAAGCCACCTTTGCCAATGTGGAAATCACCGACGGGGCGGATCGGCGGCGGCGCTGGCGGTTGCTTGATCCGGCAATCGCGCGGCTGGAACCACGTCAGGAAACCACCATAGAGGCGTTGGAAATTGCCACCATCTCGGCCCGTGACGACAACCGCCTGCGCCACGCCCGTGCGCTGGAAGAAATGAGGGACCGGCTGATGGCCCGCCTACCAGCGCGTGACGCGCTCAGGGCTGAAGCGGATGCCGAGGCGGTTCTGGCCTCGCTTGGCCATGTTGCCCGCCCGGGGCCACGCGCGGCGCAACGTCCCGAGGTCATGGACGCGGTGATCGAGGCCTTGCGCGGCCCGTTCCGGCTGGAAATTTCCTATGGGGCACAGAATAGCAAGCAAAGGATTGTGGAACCGCACGGGGTTCTGCTGGGCCTGCGCAGCTATCTGGTGGCCCGCCAGCCCGCGCGTGGGCCGGAATTGCTAAACTTCCGCATGGACCGGATCCAGACGGCGAATTGCCTGGACGAAAGTTTTGCCTTTGAAGACGGGTTTTCCATCGACACCTATGCGGCAAAAGCCTTCGGTGCCTATCAGGATCCGGCCCAATACGGCGAGGTTGTCTGGCGCTTCAGCCCCGCCGCCGCCGAGCGTGCTGCCGGGTTCCAGTTCCATCCGAACCAGAGTGCCGAGCATCAGCCCGATGGCAGCCTGATCGTCCGCTTCCATGCGGCCGGCTGGCTGGAAATGGCGTGGTTTCTCTATCAATGGGGCGATGCGGTCGTAGTTCTGGAACCGGCAGGTCTCCGTCAACTCACCGAAGGTTACCGACGATCCGATTTCGATGCTTTGCCCTGA
- a CDS encoding HEPN domain-containing protein: MPETIPHATLKAKQRALRVDFPETMGLRVHRSISWIGRAEQVGDDHDAAFLFLWIAFNAAYADEGSLQGIATGERGAFEGFFAKLVALDADQQIYNAIWKQFSGPIRNLMQNRYVFNPFWQFHNGVDGFDDWEERFNASARSFAQAVQSTDTTRVLSFVFDRLYILRNQLIHGGATWNSAVNRAQVGDSAAILGFLMPVFIDIMMDNPDEDWGQPFYPVVD; this comes from the coding sequence ATGCCAGAAACCATCCCCCACGCCACCCTGAAAGCAAAACAGCGCGCCCTTCGCGTGGATTTTCCCGAAACCATGGGCCTGCGCGTCCACCGCTCGATCAGCTGGATCGGGCGCGCTGAACAGGTCGGTGACGATCACGACGCAGCATTCCTGTTCCTGTGGATTGCCTTCAATGCCGCCTACGCAGATGAGGGATCATTGCAAGGCATCGCCACCGGCGAGCGCGGGGCCTTTGAAGGTTTCTTTGCCAAACTGGTGGCCCTTGATGCCGATCAGCAGATCTACAACGCCATTTGGAAACAGTTTTCCGGCCCGATCCGCAACCTCATGCAAAACAGGTATGTGTTCAATCCGTTCTGGCAATTCCATAACGGGGTCGATGGCTTTGACGACTGGGAAGAACGCTTCAACGCTTCCGCCCGCAGTTTCGCGCAGGCCGTTCAATCCACAGACACGACCCGCGTGCTGAGCTTTGTTTTTGACCGGCTCTACATTTTGCGCAATCAACTGATCCACGGCGGGGCCACATGGAACAGCGCCGTCAACCGCGCACAGGTTGGCGACAGCGCAGCCATCCTTGGCTTCCTGATGCCAGTGTTCATTGACATCATGATGGATAATCCGGACGAGGATTGGGGGCAGCCGTTTTATCCGGTTGTGGATTGA
- a CDS encoding helix-turn-helix transcriptional regulator, with the protein MKNCIAKIRKERGLTLQALADRVGASNQQISHLEKERRGLTVDWLDRIAVALDCHPFDLLEPDPALMKINGTSPTAIEQQLVLHFRRLSDAQQEAMLDFMRTVVCDVETPDYGGQSTTG; encoded by the coding sequence ATGAAGAATTGCATCGCAAAAATACGCAAAGAGCGAGGGCTTACATTGCAAGCCCTTGCGGATCGTGTTGGCGCGAGCAACCAACAGATCAGCCATCTAGAAAAAGAGCGACGAGGATTGACCGTGGATTGGCTGGACCGGATTGCGGTCGCGCTGGATTGCCATCCGTTTGACCTCTTGGAGCCCGATCCGGCGCTGATGAAGATTAACGGAACAAGCCCCACGGCCATAGAACAGCAGCTTGTTTTGCACTTCCGGCGTTTATCAGACGCGCAGCAAGAGGCCATGCTGGATTTTATGAGAACGGTTGTTTGTGACGTGGAAACGCCTGACTATGGAGGTCAATCCACAACCGGATAA
- a CDS encoding YcbK family protein — MTTHYYADWRDVPDKLWRWPNFSPEEIACRGDGTIRINEPALDKLQALRDRLGVPMIVNSAYRSPNYNRQVGGAKHSMHLQGAAFDISMANHDPESFEAAARETGFTGFGFYPRQNFMHIDIGRARQWGDPFPPRAARFAPEPPRLREALTESRAMKGGSAAGVATIGAAGVEVMQQAVTDTQSALQPLIPYLDAMRWLFIAVALIGIGTTIYARWDDWRKGRR; from the coding sequence ATGACCACCCATTATTACGCTGACTGGCGTGACGTGCCCGATAAACTCTGGCGCTGGCCCAACTTCAGCCCCGAGGAAATCGCCTGTCGTGGCGATGGCACGATCCGCATCAACGAGCCGGCCCTCGACAAGCTGCAGGCCTTGCGGGACCGCCTTGGTGTACCAATGATTGTTAACTCCGCCTACCGCAGCCCGAACTATAACCGGCAGGTCGGCGGGGCCAAACATTCCATGCATCTACAGGGCGCGGCGTTCGACATTTCCATGGCCAACCATGATCCGGAGAGTTTTGAAGCGGCGGCGCGCGAAACAGGCTTCACCGGCTTCGGCTTCTATCCCCGCCAGAACTTCATGCACATCGACATCGGCCGCGCACGTCAGTGGGGCGACCCGTTTCCGCCCAGAGCCGCCCGATTTGCACCGGAGCCGCCACGCCTGCGCGAAGCCCTGACCGAAAGCCGCGCCATGAAAGGCGGCAGCGCAGCCGGTGTGGCCACCATCGGCGCAGCGGGCGTAGAGGTGATGCAACAGGCTGTCACCGATACCCAGTCCGCCCTGCAACCGCTGATCCCGTATCTCGACGCAATGCGCTGGCTGTTCATCGCTGTCGCCTTGATCGGCATCGGAACCACCATCTACGCCCGCTGGGATGACTGGCGTAAAGGCCGCCGCTGA
- a CDS encoding DUF6127 family protein — translation MTPPKLEAGYVRMPEDEFEAMLARAAEQGARRALADVGLDGPEAAIDIHDLRTLLDSLRMARRTAWQTVVRLITTGLLLALIAGIAVKLKLFG, via the coding sequence ATGACACCGCCGAAACTTGAAGCGGGCTATGTCCGCATGCCCGAGGACGAATTCGAAGCCATGCTGGCCCGCGCCGCCGAACAGGGCGCGCGTCGTGCTTTGGCCGATGTTGGCCTCGACGGTCCGGAAGCCGCCATTGACATCCACGACCTGCGCACATTGCTCGACAGTCTGCGCATGGCGCGGCGCACCGCCTGGCAGACCGTCGTGCGCCTGATCACCACCGGCCTGCTGCTTGCCCTGATCGCGGGCATTGCCGTGAAGCTGAAGCTGTTCGGCTGA
- a CDS encoding DUF2793 domain-containing protein encodes MTNTPNLSLPYLAAAQAQKHITVNEALSLLDALAQMAVVAVGATTPPGTPAEGERHIIGSGATGAWSGWDNSIALFSGGAWLRLIPQVGWMAWDVSASELLVWNGSAWVSFVPNLQNLSGVGIGTSSDATNKLAVSAAATLLNHAGNGHQLKINKAASGDTASLLFQTNWSGRAEMGTAGSDDFFLKVSADGSTFFETLRADGNTGAAKFPNGIDPERRSIGGLTKGGGSDWWGPVDPFTLSYSSGSPQALSQDKMYFMPVFVDRPVQLLGGFVSLGTASTTAGALIRCGIYRLGAPNGDDWDIGDRVADFGTNPADVAGHKIFDLATPQTLTRGWYVTTMGVSGAGAYARYARWMTPGLTRYYPHSSGTSAYPRVVAPQVFLYENASNAAITGGLPASWTGNPVSTMTSTNNWVYQMVFPKWREV; translated from the coding sequence ATGACCAACACACCAAATCTGTCCTTGCCCTATCTTGCCGCCGCGCAGGCGCAAAAGCACATCACCGTCAACGAGGCCCTGAGCCTGCTCGACGCGCTGGCCCAAATGGCAGTTGTTGCAGTTGGCGCAACAACTCCACCCGGCACACCGGCCGAGGGGGAGCGCCACATCATCGGCAGCGGTGCCACGGGCGCATGGTCCGGCTGGGACAACAGCATCGCGCTGTTTTCCGGCGGCGCATGGCTGCGCCTGATCCCGCAGGTTGGCTGGATGGCGTGGGATGTTTCGGCCAGCGAATTGCTGGTCTGGAACGGGTCCGCCTGGGTTTCCTTCGTGCCGAACCTGCAAAACCTCTCCGGCGTCGGCATCGGCACTTCATCGGACGCCACCAACAAGCTGGCGGTCTCCGCCGCCGCAACCCTGCTCAATCACGCCGGAAACGGCCACCAGCTCAAGATCAACAAGGCCGCATCCGGTGACACCGCCAGCCTGCTGTTCCAGACCAACTGGTCCGGGCGCGCCGAGATGGGCACGGCGGGCAGTGACGATTTTTTCCTCAAGGTCAGTGCCGACGGCAGCACGTTTTTCGAGACCTTGCGGGCGGACGGTAATACCGGCGCGGCCAAGTTTCCCAACGGCATCGACCCCGAGCGCCGCAGCATCGGCGGCCTGACCAAGGGTGGCGGGTCCGACTGGTGGGGGCCGGTCGATCCGTTCACCCTGAGCTACAGTTCCGGATCCCCGCAGGCACTGTCGCAGGACAAGATGTACTTCATGCCCGTTTTTGTCGATCGCCCCGTTCAGCTGCTTGGCGGGTTTGTGTCTCTGGGCACCGCCTCGACCACTGCAGGCGCGCTGATCCGCTGCGGTATCTACCGGCTCGGTGCGCCCAACGGGGATGACTGGGATATCGGGGATCGGGTGGCGGATTTCGGGACCAATCCGGCCGATGTAGCGGGCCACAAGATCTTCGACCTGGCAACCCCGCAAACCCTGACCAGAGGCTGGTATGTCACCACCATGGGGGTAAGTGGTGCGGGAGCCTATGCGCGCTATGCCCGCTGGATGACGCCCGGCCTGACCCGATACTACCCGCACAGCAGCGGCACCAGCGCCTATCCCCGCGTCGTTGCCCCGCAGGTTTTCCTTTACGAGAACGCCAGCAATGCCGCGATCACCGGTGGCTTGCCTGCCAGCTGGACCGGCAACCCCGTCAGCACCATGACCTCGACCAACAACTGGGTCTACCAGATGGTGTTCCCGAAGTGGCGCGAAGTCTGA